A window of the Streptomyces sp. NBC_00454 genome harbors these coding sequences:
- a CDS encoding SPW_0924 family protein gives MRAIVAAASGLVLAALLVFAITATGAPEGKTSPKPLLTTAPAAPGK, from the coding sequence ATGCGCGCAATCGTCGCCGCCGCCAGCGGTCTCGTCCTCGCGGCGCTCCTCGTCTTCGCCATCACGGCGACGGGGGCGCCGGAAGGCAAGACCTCACCGAAGCCCCTGCTCACCACCGCGCCCGCCGCGCCCGGAAAGTAG
- a CDS encoding FdhF/YdeP family oxidoreductase produces the protein MATKPPAGDPVQDAPQVTPPKHAAAGLPAIGHTLKIAQQQMGLARTARTLLKVNQKNGFDCPGCAWPEGDKRHTAEFCENGAKAVAEEATLRRVTPEFFAAHPLADLAGRSGYWLGQQGRITHPMLLEEGGDRYEPVSWERAFAVIAEELRALDSPDEALFYTSGRTSNEAAFLFQLFVREFGTNNLPDCSNMCHESSGSALNETIGIGKGSVSLEDLHQADLIIVAGQNPGTNHPRMLSALEQAKSAGAKIISVNPLPEAGMERFKNPQTPLGMFKGTALNDLFLQIRIGGDQALFRLLNKLVIEAGGATDEAFIREHTHGYEEFAAAAKDTDWDETLTATGLTRPDIERALAMILASERTIVCWAMGLTQHKHSVATIREVVNLLLLRGNIGRPGAGVCPVRGHSNVQGDRTMGIFERPAPAFLDALDKEFGITSPREHGFDVVRSIQALRDGEAKVLFAMGGNFVGATPDTEVTEAAIRRASLTVHVSTKLNRSHAVTGRRALILPTLGRTDKDVQASGKQFVTVEDSMGMVHSSRGNLAPASPHLLSEPAIVARMARAVLGAASRTPWEDFEQDYAAIRDRISRVVPGFEDFNARVARPGGFQLPHGPRDERRFPTKTGKANFTAAPVEYPRVPAGRLLLQTLRSHDQYNTTIYGLDDRYRGITGGRRVVMVNPLDAAELGLADGSYTDLVSEWRDGVERRAPGFRVVHYPTARGCAAAYYPETNVLVPLDSTADTSNTPASKSVVVRFETA, from the coding sequence ATGGCCACCAAGCCGCCCGCAGGGGATCCCGTACAGGACGCACCGCAGGTGACGCCCCCCAAGCACGCGGCCGCGGGCCTGCCCGCCATCGGGCACACGCTGAAGATCGCGCAGCAGCAGATGGGGCTGGCGCGCACCGCCCGCACCCTCCTCAAGGTCAATCAGAAGAACGGCTTCGACTGCCCCGGCTGCGCCTGGCCCGAGGGCGACAAGCGGCACACCGCCGAATTCTGCGAGAACGGCGCCAAGGCCGTCGCCGAGGAAGCCACGCTGCGCCGGGTCACCCCCGAGTTCTTCGCCGCGCACCCGCTGGCCGATCTGGCCGGGCGCTCCGGCTACTGGCTGGGCCAGCAGGGCCGCATCACCCACCCCATGCTGCTCGAAGAGGGCGGCGACCGGTACGAGCCGGTCTCCTGGGAGCGGGCCTTCGCGGTCATCGCGGAGGAACTGCGCGCCCTGGACTCCCCCGACGAGGCCCTCTTCTACACCTCGGGCCGCACCAGCAACGAAGCGGCGTTCCTCTTCCAGCTGTTCGTCCGCGAGTTCGGCACCAACAACCTCCCCGACTGCTCGAACATGTGCCACGAGTCCTCGGGCTCCGCGCTGAACGAGACGATCGGCATCGGCAAGGGCAGCGTCTCCCTCGAAGACCTCCACCAGGCCGACCTGATCATCGTCGCCGGGCAGAACCCGGGCACCAACCACCCCCGCATGCTCTCCGCGCTGGAGCAGGCCAAGTCCGCCGGCGCGAAGATCATCTCGGTGAATCCGCTGCCCGAGGCCGGCATGGAGCGCTTCAAGAACCCGCAGACCCCCCTCGGCATGTTCAAGGGAACCGCCCTCAACGACCTGTTCCTCCAGATCCGCATCGGCGGCGACCAGGCCCTCTTCCGCCTCCTGAACAAGCTGGTCATCGAGGCGGGCGGCGCCACCGACGAGGCGTTCATCCGCGAGCACACCCACGGGTACGAGGAGTTCGCGGCCGCCGCCAAGGACACCGACTGGGACGAGACCCTCACCGCCACCGGCCTGACCCGCCCCGACATCGAGCGCGCCCTGGCCATGATCCTGGCCTCGGAGCGCACCATCGTCTGCTGGGCCATGGGCCTCACCCAGCACAAGCACTCCGTCGCCACCATCCGCGAGGTCGTCAACCTGCTGCTCCTGCGCGGCAACATCGGCCGCCCCGGCGCCGGCGTCTGCCCCGTCCGCGGCCACTCCAACGTGCAGGGCGACCGCACCATGGGGATCTTCGAACGCCCCGCGCCCGCCTTCCTCGACGCCCTCGACAAGGAATTCGGCATCACCTCGCCCCGCGAGCACGGCTTCGACGTGGTCCGCTCCATCCAGGCCCTGCGCGACGGCGAAGCCAAGGTCCTCTTCGCCATGGGCGGCAACTTCGTCGGCGCCACCCCCGACACCGAGGTCACCGAGGCCGCGATCCGCCGCGCCTCCCTGACCGTGCACGTCTCCACCAAGCTCAACCGCTCCCACGCGGTCACCGGCCGGCGCGCCCTGATCCTGCCCACCCTCGGCCGCACCGACAAGGACGTCCAGGCCTCCGGCAAGCAGTTCGTGACCGTCGAGGACTCCATGGGCATGGTCCACTCCTCGCGCGGCAACCTCGCCCCCGCCTCCCCGCACCTGCTCTCCGAGCCCGCGATCGTGGCGCGCATGGCCCGCGCCGTCCTCGGCGCGGCCTCCCGCACCCCGTGGGAGGACTTCGAACAGGACTACGCGGCGATCCGCGACCGGATCTCCCGCGTCGTCCCCGGCTTCGAGGACTTCAACGCCCGCGTCGCCCGCCCCGGCGGCTTCCAGCTCCCGCACGGCCCGCGCGACGAGCGCCGCTTCCCCACGAAGACCGGCAAGGCCAACTTCACCGCCGCCCCCGTGGAGTACCCGCGCGTCCCGGCGGGCCGGCTGCTCCTGCAGACCCTGCGCAGCCACGACCAGTACAACACCACCATCTACGGGCTCGACGACCGCTACCGCGGCATCACCGGCGGCCGCCGCGTCGTCATGGTCAACCCCCTCGACGCGGCGGAGCTCGGGCTCGCCGACGGCTCCTACACCGACCTCGTCAGCGAATGGCGCGACGGAGTGGAACGGCGCGCCCCGGGCTTCCGCGTCGTCCACTACCCCACCGCCCGCGGCTGCGCCGCCGCCTACTACCCCGAGACCAACGTGCTGGTGCCCCTCGACTCCACCGCGGACACCAGCAACACCCCCGCGAGCAAGTCCGTCGTCGTGCGCTTCGAAACGGCCTGA
- a CDS encoding lytic transglycosylase domain-containing protein, with amino-acid sequence MVRGGAAVLVSALVAAVMTASQGPGAGPREETAAAAEPGPQAGPGADGSAGDGSYFTALPPLVSPEPPAVLLAEDATAPTAPPPPGPETGNQPVAMGGGPGEQGIPATVLAAYRRAEQTVGASDPRCGLRWQLLAAIGKVESGQARGGQVDAAGTTLRPILGPVLDGNGFANISDTDGGAYDGDARYDRAVGPMQFIPSTWASWGQDGNGDGKRDPGNVYDAALAAGRYLCAGTRDLRVDADLDRAVLSYNQSDAYLRTVRSWFTYYLKGTHEVPDSAGSGGGTPSGTSPTPKPKPTPAPTPTPSPTPAPTPTPTPSPTPAPTPAPTPTPTPDPSPTPMPSPTPTPTPEPTPTPSPTPTPTPTPTATPSPKATPKPTPVPSPTPTPSAATPKPTATP; translated from the coding sequence GTGGTGCGCGGTGGGGCCGCCGTCCTCGTCTCCGCTCTCGTGGCCGCCGTGATGACCGCCTCCCAGGGGCCGGGAGCTGGTCCCCGCGAGGAGACGGCCGCGGCCGCGGAGCCCGGACCGCAGGCCGGTCCCGGGGCCGACGGATCCGCCGGGGACGGCTCCTACTTCACCGCCCTGCCGCCGCTCGTGAGCCCCGAGCCGCCGGCCGTACTGCTGGCCGAGGACGCAACCGCGCCGACCGCGCCGCCGCCCCCCGGACCGGAGACGGGCAACCAGCCCGTGGCCATGGGCGGGGGGCCGGGCGAGCAGGGGATACCGGCCACCGTGCTCGCCGCGTACCGGCGCGCGGAGCAGACGGTCGGCGCGAGCGACCCCCGGTGCGGGCTGCGCTGGCAACTCCTCGCGGCAATCGGCAAGGTCGAGTCCGGACAGGCCCGCGGCGGCCAGGTCGACGCCGCCGGAACGACGCTGCGGCCGATCCTGGGGCCCGTACTCGACGGCAACGGCTTCGCGAACATCTCCGACACCGACGGCGGGGCCTACGACGGCGACGCCAGGTACGACCGGGCGGTCGGGCCGATGCAGTTCATCCCGTCCACCTGGGCCTCATGGGGCCAGGACGGCAACGGCGACGGCAAGCGCGACCCCGGCAACGTGTACGACGCCGCGCTCGCCGCCGGGCGGTACCTGTGCGCCGGCACCCGCGACCTGCGGGTGGACGCGGACCTCGACCGGGCGGTGCTGTCGTACAACCAGTCCGACGCGTACCTGCGGACGGTGCGCTCGTGGTTCACGTACTACCTGAAGGGGACGCACGAGGTCCCGGACAGCGCCGGCAGCGGTGGCGGCACTCCGTCGGGGACGTCCCCGACGCCGAAGCCCAAGCCGACGCCTGCACCTACTCCTACGCCCAGCCCCACGCCTGCGCCTACCCCCACGCCTACGCCGAGCCCGACGCCTGCGCCCACTCCTGCGCCGACTCCCACGCCGACGCCGGACCCGAGTCCCACTCCCATGCCTAGCCCGACGCCCACGCCCACCCCGGAGCCGACTCCCACACCGTCCCCCACTCCCACTCCCACTCCGACTCCCACGGCGACCCCGTCCCCGAAGGCGACGCCCAAGCCCACCCCCGTGCCGTCGCCCACCCCCACGCCGTCCGCCGCGACCCCGAAGCCCACGGCAACCCCCTGA
- a CDS encoding hotdog fold thioesterase, translating into MGEQHAVKFPQEVIDEYAALGIDLPSLFSAGDLGKRMDIRILEASADRVVATMPVEGNTQPYGLLHGGASAVLAETLGSVGAMMHGGSTKVAVGVDLNCTHHRGARSGLVTGVATPVHRGRSTTTYEVVITDEQDRRICTARLTCLLRDLNPQQDGNN; encoded by the coding sequence ATGGGCGAGCAGCACGCGGTGAAGTTCCCGCAAGAGGTCATCGACGAGTACGCGGCCCTGGGCATCGACCTGCCCTCGCTGTTCTCCGCAGGTGACCTCGGCAAGCGGATGGACATCCGGATCCTGGAGGCCTCCGCCGACCGCGTCGTCGCCACGATGCCGGTCGAGGGCAACACCCAGCCCTACGGACTCCTCCACGGCGGCGCCTCCGCCGTGCTCGCCGAGACCCTCGGCTCGGTCGGCGCGATGATGCACGGCGGCAGCACCAAGGTCGCCGTCGGCGTCGACCTGAACTGCACCCACCACCGCGGCGCCCGCTCCGGCCTGGTCACCGGAGTCGCCACCCCCGTGCACCGGGGCCGCTCCACCACCACCTACGAGGTGGTCATCACCGACGAGCAGGACCGCCGGATCTGCACCGCCCGCCTCACCTGCCTGCTGCGCGACCTCAACCCGCAACAGGACGGCAACAACTAG
- a CDS encoding branched-chain amino acid ABC transporter substrate-binding protein, producing MRQRSLIAVTAALAAGALTLTACGSRNDKAGSDTGDGGNTTVVIGVDAPLTGDLSALGLGIKNSADLAVKQANEKKYVKGVTFKIQALDDQAQASSGQQNATKLVADKDVLGVVGPLNSSVSESMQKVFDDAKLVQISPANTSPSLTQGPKWATGEKVRTYKSYFRTATTDAVQGPFAAQYLFNKAGKKKVFIIDDKKTYGAGLAGTFKGEFTKLGGQVVGEGHIDPESKDFSAVVTQVKSSGADVVYYGGEYPAAGPLSKQIKASGTNIPLIGGDGIYDKKYVELAGEGAAGDLATSVGAPVESLTSAKEFVANYTKAAYKEPFSAYGGYSYDSAWAIIEAVKAAVDANNGKLPADARAKVLAAVQTVTFDGVTGKVSFDEFGDATNKQLTVYKVEGNDWKAVESGTLG from the coding sequence GTGCGTCAGCGTTCTCTCATTGCCGTGACCGCCGCGCTCGCCGCGGGCGCCCTCACTCTCACCGCCTGTGGCTCGCGTAACGACAAGGCCGGCTCCGACACCGGCGACGGCGGCAACACCACCGTCGTCATCGGCGTAGACGCCCCGCTGACCGGCGACCTCTCCGCCCTCGGCCTCGGCATCAAGAACTCCGCCGACCTCGCCGTCAAGCAGGCCAACGAGAAGAAGTACGTCAAGGGCGTCACCTTCAAGATCCAGGCCCTCGACGACCAGGCACAGGCCTCCTCCGGCCAGCAGAACGCCACCAAGCTCGTCGCCGACAAGGACGTCCTCGGTGTCGTCGGCCCGCTGAACTCCTCCGTCTCGGAGTCCATGCAGAAGGTCTTCGACGACGCCAAGCTCGTCCAGATCTCCCCGGCCAACACCAGCCCCTCCCTCACCCAGGGGCCGAAGTGGGCCACCGGCGAGAAGGTCCGCACCTACAAGAGCTACTTCCGCACCGCCACCACGGACGCCGTCCAGGGCCCGTTCGCGGCGCAGTACCTCTTCAACAAGGCGGGCAAGAAGAAGGTCTTCATCATTGATGACAAGAAGACCTACGGCGCAGGCCTCGCTGGCACCTTCAAGGGAGAATTCACCAAGCTCGGCGGCCAGGTCGTCGGCGAGGGCCACATCGACCCGGAGAGCAAGGACTTCTCCGCCGTCGTGACCCAGGTCAAGAGCTCCGGCGCCGACGTCGTCTACTACGGCGGCGAGTACCCCGCAGCCGGCCCGCTCAGCAAGCAGATCAAGGCCTCCGGCACCAACATCCCGCTCATCGGCGGCGACGGCATCTACGACAAGAAGTACGTCGAGCTCGCGGGTGAGGGCGCCGCCGGCGACCTCGCCACCTCGGTCGGCGCACCCGTCGAGAGCCTGACCTCCGCCAAGGAGTTCGTGGCCAACTACACCAAGGCCGCGTACAAGGAGCCCTTCTCCGCCTACGGCGGCTACTCCTACGACTCCGCCTGGGCGATCATCGAGGCCGTCAAGGCCGCCGTCGACGCCAACAACGGCAAGCTCCCCGCCGACGCCCGCGCCAAGGTCCTCGCCGCCGTCCAGACCGTCACCTTCGACGGCGTGACCGGCAAGGTCTCCTTCGACGAGTTCGGTGACGCCACCAACAAGCAGCTCACCGTCTACAAGGTCGAGGGCAACGACTGGAAGGCCGTCGAGTCCGGCACCCTCGGCTAA
- a CDS encoding DUF4184 family protein — MPFTLSHAAAVLPAIRRTGRARGPLVASALVLGSFAPDTFYFADAVVSGLTRYAGFAHSLVGVVTADAVLTAALAACWLLLREPLIALLPRSWRGRAHSLVRGEDWRGRELPSLALWFYLSAAAGSLTHVVWDSFTHPGRWGTDALPGLVATRAFDLPLYSYLQYGTSAIAACALVWFTVTALRRLPRSAAPASVPVLGRAEAWGAALLITVCVAAGVALHVVHFFAFYDRIRTPLDIIPTICFGAGAGLVVALLLYGVLVRLRHRGGRSQGSRNGERHEGSDEETRTPVPLP; from the coding sequence ATGCCGTTCACTCTCAGCCACGCGGCCGCGGTACTTCCGGCCATCCGCCGGACCGGTCGCGCCCGGGGGCCGCTCGTCGCCTCGGCCCTGGTCCTCGGTTCGTTCGCGCCCGACACCTTCTACTTCGCGGACGCGGTGGTCTCGGGGCTCACCCGGTACGCCGGGTTCGCGCACTCGCTCGTCGGCGTGGTGACGGCCGACGCCGTGCTGACGGCTGCCCTCGCCGCCTGCTGGCTGCTCCTGCGCGAACCGCTGATCGCGCTCCTGCCCCGCTCCTGGCGGGGCCGCGCCCACTCCCTCGTACGGGGTGAGGACTGGCGCGGGCGTGAACTGCCCTCGCTGGCCCTCTGGTTCTACCTCTCGGCGGCGGCCGGCTCCCTCACCCATGTGGTGTGGGACAGCTTCACGCACCCCGGCCGGTGGGGTACCGACGCGCTGCCCGGCCTCGTCGCCACGCGCGCCTTCGACCTGCCCCTCTACTCGTACCTCCAGTACGGGACTTCGGCGATCGCCGCCTGCGCCCTGGTCTGGTTCACGGTGACGGCCCTGCGCCGGCTGCCGCGCTCCGCCGCGCCCGCGTCCGTACCCGTACTCGGCCGGGCGGAGGCCTGGGGCGCCGCCCTGCTGATCACGGTGTGCGTGGCGGCCGGAGTCGCCCTGCACGTGGTGCACTTCTTCGCCTTCTACGACCGCATCCGCACCCCGCTCGACATCATCCCGACCATCTGCTTCGGCGCGGGCGCCGGCCTGGTCGTGGCCCTGCTGCTGTACGGGGTCCTCGTGCGGCTGCGCCACCGCGGCGGCCGGAGCCAGGGGAGCAGGAACGGGGAACGGCACGAGGGCAGCGACGAGGAAACGCGGACGCCCGTCCCCCTTCCGTAG
- a CDS encoding DUF3068 domain-containing protein gives MRRRASLVLLAVAVFLAALSPLLRWYAYPRLAKIPPNQYQEMVLEAKDATLVDYSTLQPKKVDKVTIVQTLKGNVEASKEIEASAGKDVVVWDTLSYIMGPDGKMVSQIPERYIFDAHSQDPVHATGEMVDGDPVKREGIEFKWPFFTEPRDYLYFDAQTRSSSPIHYVGPRKFKGMDVYYYEQTVPWTKVALPKKMPIEGIDPATFEQVTGTSMWYTVKAMFWVDPVTGAPVNAEQQIQQEMRGGSIAGSAPDGKLTVFAGDVKIREDYSDATVALVKSNRTKVLALHTYAPIGLAAAGLVLFGLALWLEARGRRPEEDQAVQGQPFSA, from the coding sequence ATGCGACGCAGAGCAAGCCTCGTCCTGCTAGCCGTAGCCGTGTTCCTGGCAGCACTCTCACCGCTGCTGCGCTGGTACGCGTACCCCAGGCTCGCGAAGATCCCGCCGAACCAGTACCAGGAGATGGTGCTGGAGGCGAAGGACGCGACCCTCGTCGATTACTCCACCCTGCAGCCGAAGAAGGTCGACAAGGTCACCATCGTCCAGACCCTCAAGGGCAACGTCGAGGCGTCCAAGGAGATCGAGGCCAGCGCCGGCAAGGACGTGGTGGTCTGGGACACACTCAGCTACATCATGGGCCCGGACGGGAAGATGGTCTCGCAGATACCCGAGCGCTACATCTTCGACGCCCACTCCCAGGACCCGGTGCACGCCACCGGCGAGATGGTGGACGGGGACCCGGTCAAGCGCGAGGGCATCGAGTTCAAGTGGCCCTTCTTCACCGAGCCGCGCGACTACCTCTACTTCGACGCGCAGACCCGTAGCTCCTCGCCCATCCACTACGTCGGACCGCGCAAGTTCAAGGGCATGGACGTCTACTACTACGAGCAGACCGTCCCCTGGACGAAGGTCGCGCTGCCGAAGAAGATGCCGATCGAGGGCATCGACCCGGCGACCTTCGAGCAGGTCACCGGAACCAGCATGTGGTACACGGTCAAGGCGATGTTCTGGGTCGACCCGGTGACCGGCGCGCCCGTCAACGCCGAGCAGCAGATCCAGCAGGAGATGCGCGGCGGCAGCATCGCGGGCAGTGCGCCCGACGGCAAGCTGACCGTCTTCGCGGGGGACGTGAAGATCCGCGAGGACTACAGCGACGCCACCGTCGCCCTGGTCAAGTCGAACCGGACCAAGGTGCTCGCGCTGCACACGTACGCGCCGATCGGCCTGGCGGCCGCCGGGCTGGTGCTGTTCGGACTCGCGCTGTGGCTGGAAGCGCGCGGCCGGCGGCCCGAGGAGGACCAGGCCGTCCAGGGGCAGCCGTTCAGCGCCTGA
- a CDS encoding Tat pathway signal sequence domain protein, which produces MSGGIGPIEPGEGTEAHESPRPAPRTPRWLRWAGRAYEGHRRAVLAATALICASGVAAGGAALYAARPRPAPYTPPAPSQVFSLTYLGPVDPVPAGSAFAFTVRVRTASGPPVTLERLSQSSGAMTAEVDGPPLPATVAAGEVRDLVVRIRVTDCVHVARNSGLPFLEVTLSNKFQKEEHSYIPGDRYAGDLSVALTRACPESRDAGTPSPS; this is translated from the coding sequence ATGAGCGGCGGCATCGGCCCCATCGAGCCCGGAGAGGGCACCGAGGCCCACGAGAGCCCGCGCCCGGCTCCCCGTACGCCCCGCTGGCTCCGGTGGGCCGGCAGGGCCTACGAGGGCCACCGGCGGGCCGTGCTGGCCGCCACGGCCCTGATCTGCGCGTCGGGCGTGGCCGCGGGCGGCGCCGCGCTGTACGCGGCCCGGCCGCGCCCGGCCCCGTACACGCCCCCCGCGCCCTCCCAGGTCTTCTCCCTGACCTACCTCGGTCCGGTGGATCCGGTCCCGGCCGGCAGCGCCTTCGCGTTCACCGTCCGTGTCCGTACCGCCTCCGGGCCGCCGGTCACCCTGGAGCGGCTGAGCCAGTCCTCCGGGGCCATGACGGCGGAGGTGGACGGACCGCCACTTCCGGCCACGGTCGCGGCGGGCGAAGTCCGCGACCTCGTCGTGCGGATTCGGGTCACGGACTGCGTGCATGTGGCACGGAATTCCGGACTCCCATTCCTTGAGGTAACCCTGAGTAATAAATTCCAGAAGGAAGAGCACAGCTACATCCCCGGTGACCGTTATGCCGGGGACCTCTCCGTGGCTCTGACCAGGGCCTGTCCCGAAAGCCGAGACGCGGGCACTCCCTCGCCGTCATGA
- the polA gene encoding DNA polymerase I: MADSASKKTDQPTAADRPRLMLMDGHSLAYRAFFALPAENFTTATGQPTNAIYGFASMLANTLRDEAPTHFAVAFDVSRKTWRSAEFPEYKANRSKTPDEFKGQVELIGELLDAMSVPRFAVDGFEADDVIATLATQAEALGFDVLIVTGDRDSFQLVSEHTTVLYPTKGVSELTRFTPEKVEEKYGLTPQQYPDFAALRGDPSDNLPGIPGVGEKTAAKWITQFGSFKELVERAEEVKGKAGQNFRDHLEAVKLNRVLTEMVKDVALPKTPADLARAPYDRTAVTTVLDVLEIRNASLRERLLAVDPGAAEEEAPAPVAAVELDASVLGAGELAPWLASHAAGPLGVSTVDTWALGTGGVSEIALASAGGAAAWFEPSALDEADEQAFAAWAADSARPKVVHNAKALMRVFPEQGWTLAGVTMDTALAAYLVKPGRRSFALDVLSMEYLHRELAPAAADGQLAFGADDTAEAEALMAQARAVLDLGDAFAVKLPEVGAAELLHDMELPTSELLARMERAGIAADQPHLEAMEQQFAAAVQQAVKEAHAAVGHEFNLGSPKQLQEVFFGELDLPKTKKTKTGYTTDADALAWLATQTDHELPVIMLRHREQAKLRVTVEGLVKTVAADGRVHTSFSQTVAATGRLSSTDPNLQNVPVRTDEGRAIRRGFVVGEGFESLMTADYSQIELRVMAHLSEDEGLIEAFSTGEDLHTTVASQVFGVERSEVDAEMRRKIKAMSYGLAYGLSAFGLAQQLNIEPGEARGLMDTFFERFGGVRDYLGRVVEEARATGYTATVFGRRRYLPDLNSDNRLRREAAERMALNAPIQGTAADIVKVAMLRVDKAIVEAGLKSRMLLQVHDEIVLEIAPGERERVEELVRREMAAAVDLRAPLDVSVGVGPDWESAAH, translated from the coding sequence GTGGCAGATTCAGCATCGAAGAAGACCGACCAGCCGACCGCAGCGGACCGCCCCCGCCTGATGCTCATGGACGGGCACTCCCTGGCGTACCGGGCGTTCTTCGCGCTGCCCGCGGAGAATTTCACCACTGCGACGGGGCAGCCGACCAATGCCATCTACGGGTTCGCCTCGATGCTGGCGAACACGCTGCGCGACGAGGCGCCCACGCACTTCGCGGTGGCGTTCGACGTCTCCCGCAAGACGTGGCGCTCGGCGGAGTTCCCCGAGTACAAGGCGAACCGCTCCAAGACCCCCGACGAGTTCAAGGGGCAGGTCGAGCTGATCGGCGAGCTCCTCGACGCGATGAGCGTGCCGCGGTTCGCGGTCGACGGCTTCGAGGCCGACGACGTGATCGCGACGCTGGCCACGCAGGCCGAGGCCCTCGGCTTCGACGTCCTCATCGTCACCGGTGACCGGGACTCCTTCCAGCTGGTCTCCGAGCACACCACCGTGCTCTACCCGACCAAGGGCGTCTCCGAGCTGACCCGCTTCACCCCGGAGAAGGTCGAGGAGAAGTACGGGCTCACCCCCCAGCAGTACCCGGACTTCGCGGCGCTGCGCGGAGACCCGTCCGACAACCTCCCCGGCATCCCGGGCGTCGGCGAGAAGACCGCCGCCAAGTGGATCACCCAGTTCGGGTCGTTCAAGGAGCTCGTCGAGCGCGCCGAGGAGGTCAAGGGCAAGGCCGGGCAGAACTTCCGGGACCACCTGGAGGCCGTGAAGCTCAACCGCGTCCTGACCGAGATGGTCAAGGACGTCGCCCTGCCCAAGACCCCCGCCGACCTGGCCCGCGCCCCGTACGACCGCACCGCCGTCACCACCGTCCTGGACGTGCTGGAGATCCGCAACGCCTCGCTGCGCGAGCGGCTGCTCGCCGTGGACCCCGGCGCCGCCGAGGAGGAGGCCCCGGCCCCGGTGGCCGCCGTGGAGCTGGACGCCTCCGTACTGGGCGCCGGCGAGCTCGCGCCCTGGCTGGCGAGCCACGCGGCCGGACCGCTGGGCGTCTCCACCGTGGACACCTGGGCGCTGGGCACCGGAGGAGTCTCCGAGATCGCGCTGGCCTCGGCCGGCGGGGCCGCCGCCTGGTTCGAGCCCTCCGCGCTGGACGAGGCCGACGAGCAGGCCTTCGCGGCCTGGGCCGCCGACTCGGCGAGGCCGAAGGTGGTGCACAACGCCAAGGCCCTGATGCGGGTCTTCCCCGAGCAGGGCTGGACGCTGGCCGGGGTCACCATGGACACCGCGCTCGCCGCCTACCTGGTCAAGCCGGGCCGCCGCTCCTTCGCCCTGGACGTGCTGTCCATGGAGTACCTGCACCGGGAGCTGGCGCCCGCCGCCGCCGACGGGCAGCTCGCCTTCGGCGCAGACGACACCGCCGAGGCCGAAGCCCTGATGGCCCAGGCCCGTGCCGTCCTGGACCTCGGCGACGCCTTCGCCGTCAAACTGCCCGAGGTGGGCGCCGCCGAGCTGCTCCACGACATGGAGCTGCCGACGTCCGAGCTGCTGGCCCGGATGGAGCGGGCCGGCATCGCCGCCGACCAGCCGCACCTCGAAGCCATGGAGCAGCAGTTCGCCGCAGCCGTGCAGCAGGCGGTGAAGGAGGCGCACGCCGCGGTGGGCCACGAGTTCAACCTCGGCTCGCCCAAGCAGCTCCAGGAGGTCTTCTTCGGCGAGCTGGACCTGCCGAAGACGAAGAAGACCAAGACCGGCTACACCACGGACGCGGACGCGCTGGCCTGGCTGGCCACGCAGACCGACCACGAACTCCCGGTGATCATGCTCCGCCACCGGGAGCAGGCCAAGCTGCGCGTCACCGTCGAGGGCCTGGTCAAGACGGTCGCCGCCGACGGCCGGGTGCACACCAGCTTCAGCCAGACCGTGGCCGCGACCGGACGTCTGTCCTCGACCGACCCCAACCTGCAGAACGTGCCGGTGCGCACCGACGAGGGCCGCGCGATCCGCCGCGGGTTCGTCGTCGGCGAGGGCTTCGAATCCCTCATGACCGCCGACTACAGCCAGATCGAGCTGCGCGTCATGGCCCACCTCTCCGAGGACGAGGGCCTCATCGAGGCGTTCTCCACCGGCGAGGACCTGCACACCACCGTCGCCTCCCAGGTGTTCGGCGTCGAGCGGTCCGAGGTCGACGCCGAGATGCGGCGCAAGATCAAGGCCATGTCCTACGGTCTGGCCTACGGGCTCTCCGCGTTCGGCCTCGCCCAGCAGCTGAACATCGAGCCCGGCGAAGCCCGCGGCCTGATGGACACCTTCTTCGAGCGGTTCGGCGGAGTCCGGGACTACCTGGGCCGCGTCGTCGAGGAGGCCCGCGCCACCGGGTACACGGCGACGGTCTTCGGCCGCCGCCGCTACCTGCCCGACCTCAACAGCGACAACCGGCTGCGCCGCGAGGCCGCCGAGCGGATGGCGCTGAACGCGCCGATCCAGGGCACCGCCGCCGACATCGTCAAGGTCGCGATGCTCCGCGTGGACAAGGCCATCGTCGAAGCCGGGCTGAAGTCGCGGATGCTGCTCCAGGTCCACGACGAAATCGTGCTGGAGATCGCCCCGGGCGAACGCGAGCGGGTGGAGGAGCTGGTGCGCCGCGAGATGGCCGCCGCCGTCGACCTCCGCGCCCCGCTGGACGTGTCCGTGGGCGTCGGCCCCGACTGGGAGTCCGCCGCGCACTGA